Below is a genomic region from Saccopteryx bilineata isolate mSacBil1 chromosome 8, mSacBil1_pri_phased_curated, whole genome shotgun sequence.
TGATCATACTTGCTATAAATTTCAGACTTACATGACTGACAGAGTCTTAACTCTACCCCTGCTGACCTTTTCTAACTTCatttcctccctcactgctcttCGCCACTACAGTATAGCTGTtctgtacatttttctttaagtGGAGTAAATTATGCCCTGCTCAGGGTCTTTCTACTGCTTGTGTCTTATGCTTGAAATACACCATCCCTTGTCCTTATTATTTAGATTTTCACTTAATATTGCCTTTCAGAGAGGCCTTCACTGATCACCCAACCAAAAGCAGCGACCCTGATAGTCTTTGTCTCATCATATCCTTTATTCAGTCTGCCAAGAACGTAACATGAGCTGATATTTGAATTTGTTAATCTGTTTTCTCCACTAGAATGTGAGTTACAAGCTTCTATCACTCTGAGTTCACACTATATTCCTAGCTCATAGTACAGTGCTTTGCTTTGCAAAATAGTGATGGAGAAATTTTTGAGAATACAGTTAactttattttgtactttatttgcCAGCCCTTCTGATCTGTGTGTAATACAGTGTTGTGAACTGACCCAAGCTCAGGAAAACAGTGCCTTAATTTACTTTCTTAGACCTTAACTAGATTCAGCTCCCAGTTACCAACCAGACTCTTCATCAAGTACATAGTTTGATTTTTTCAGGATTTGTTGACCATTGAGTTACTTGACGATATCTCTGCAtaaagttttctgttttattattctcTCCTTGAATTTAGAACCCTCCGACCTCTTGTTTTATACAATTTGTAACTACCAAAATGTTCCCTAATGAACCACGAGTATTGTTTAAGTAGTCGTCACTTACTGACTTTCGTCTTTTAAGAGCATtggaaattacaaaaatatataatagagcTTGATACCTGATTAGAAACTTAAGATCATTCATCTCATTTTTAACAGCTAAGTGTACTATTTTTAGTTGAGTAAAGGAAGACATGTTATGTTACTGGCTTTGGAAGTTTATGTAATTCTAGTGGGTATGGGCTAAAGGGGGAAATTATAACTTAATAGAGATGAAAGGTATGCAGAAGAATTTGTGAAATGAAGGAAAACAAGACACTGAAATATGGGACATTCTGCATTCTGAAGCTGggaaaaatgtctaaaatagCTTCTTTATTTTGAGCCACAGCATGGACAACACCAACAGCACAGTACCCGACAAGGATTTCTCTTCTTGTATCTTACGGCTAGTCCAAATTTCTCTTTGGTAGTGTTGACATACTCTTTTGTACCATTCACTATCATTTCAATATTGTTGATGCTTTCTCCTTGTTCCTCTACTAGAAGAAATATCTGAATGAAAAGCTCCCTTAAATCCTTTATTTGATTCTCCAAATTAACAAGTTCCTTGTGTCTCTGTTCTATCTCTGAGAGTTGTGCTTTAGTGATGCTGGTTTCTGTAAGCAAACTTTCATTAAACACTTCCCATTTTCCTTGATGAAGCAtgtcattgactgcttcttctgGCAGTTCTTTTCCAGCAACTTCAAGCTGACGGAAAATAAATGTCTTGCACTTCTCTTGCTTTGCTGCTATTGTGTCATTGTGCATGAGCATAGTTTGCCGGAAATGGTGGGACATCGCAGCATGCTGATATTTAAGTATTCTTGTGATCACTGATGACGGACCACTTTCAGCCTCTGAGTTTTTAGCTTCTTTTAGTAAATCATCCAAAccttttttaatgtgttctgCTTGGATTTTTATCTCCTTTGCAATGCCAGACTCTCTCTTAAGCAGACTAAACCTTCTCATTGAAGCCACCAGACTTTTCTGTTGCTGTCCAAATTTTCGAACATCATCTGTTAAGTTGTTAAGGCTCTCTTGTAGTTTAAGGGTCTCATACAGGTGTCCCTCAGCTACAGGCTCTCTTTCATAAATAACAGCTTGCTGCAGAAACCTTCCCTGCTCCTCTGCTTCTGTAGTTGACACCTGCCTGTCTCTGGAGAGTTCGAATTCCTTTGTCCGTTGTTTTAGTTCTTGAAGTCTGTCCttcatctctcctctcctcctaaaaagcaaaaatagttGTGTTGAAAATGAAAAGTTTAGTCTTTTCCCCTAGAGCAGTTGGCCTCACATAGCTATAACCATCTCCCAGGAAAAAAACTTATAGTTTTCTGAAAAGaggtttaaaaattagaaaaatgaataacAGTTTCCTCATAAACAactaaaatagaagaaataatttgTAAATTACTTTGTATGATGTGGGACTACAATGAGTGCCATTCAGTTGAGTGGAGTAGTTGAGAAAGCAGTGATAAAGATATAACAGCTCCCCCAAATTTTTTTGTGTCATGATACTACcacataataataaatttttcttgaTATAGGATGATATATCTTAGAATGGGCAATTTGGCTTGACCATATTTCCaactcttaaaattaaaatggcaCCTTGAAAGTACCCttattgacctgtggtggcacagtgaataaagtgttgacctggaacgttgaggtcgccagttcaaaaccctgggcttgcctggtcaaggcacatatgagaagcaaggagttgatgcttcctgcccccatccccctcctttctctctctctctctctctctctctctctctctctctctccctccctccctcctctaaaatcagtaagtaaaatctttaaaataaaagtgccCTTATTACTAAAGATACTGTTGCTGGTAAATTTGGTctatgaaatgtttaaaaacatacTTATTTTACTAAATATGCATAATGTAAGTAAAACCAGTATAGTGACAGGGAAGATTTTATGTGAGACCTTATGGATAGTATTGAATTTATACTAAAATTTCTAAAGCTTCCATATTAACACATTAATGACATAGTTTTGTGTTCCTATCCATTACATACATAGGAAAACATATTCTTGGTCTGATTATGCTGAGTTCTCATTCTTAGCATTCCTTTCCAAAGATATCCATACTGtcttaaaatacaatttatataaGGGATATTCTTACAAACATGAGAATATATtgatttaaaatcttattttgggGGGGCACTGATAATATGACATTTATTGCACTTTGTGTTGGTAGTTATCCATAGGATCAAGTTGATAtgtatgatttttatatatatatatacacatatatatatatgcacacacacacacatatacatgtatatttatatgcataCAGACTGGGGccaaagtaggcttacagttgttcacatggaaaataatacgataattaataaataaataatacaagaataagctgttTTGCATActgacaactataaacctacttttttcccATGCTGTGTATATCTAAAATGAAGTGAATCAAAGCTATCTTTGTTAATAAAATACTTGATTTTCACAGAGCATCTTGACTTTAAAAGGACACTTCATGGTATTTTTGCAGCTAAGAAACTATGAAGGGGATTACAAATAGCTCATTGAACACACATAATATCATATGTCAATCACAGGAAAAGTTCTCTAATATTATGCTGCTATGTTAGGGGACTCAGTTTTGATATATTTATGCAAATACTTTTACCATTGATTTGGATATTTGTCATAAAGGCATGCTTAGCAAATATATTGATGGCACAAAATTTGGAGAGCTCTTCATTATGTTAAAGTATAGAGTTgggatttaaaattaaaataacatggaACATTATACTAAAGATAGCAGTATGTTTAACCAGGGTAGATATAAAATATTCACCTAGTCATTAAGAACACTTCACATCTACAAAATGGAAGACCCTTGCATTCATAACAGTGCTTATGAAAATTACAGGAGATTTTAGTTCATTGTAAGCTATCAGAACCATTAGAATAGTCATTATTCTTTTATGAATAATAGTGTTATACTTAGATTGACTAAGAAAGCTATTTGTTTCTCTGACTATACACTAGTCAAAGCAAATGGAAGAGTGACTTTGTTAAGCTCTGAGTGTGATTATTTTGAGATGGAAATTCCTAAGTTAAGAATTTCCAGACTGTCATGGAAAGGATGAGATTGGAAAACCATGCATAGTATGtggataattttttcttaatggaaATATTTGTGCTGCTGAAGAGAAGATATAGGAATACCTAcaactgttttctaaaatgtgtGGTTCTgccccctggctgggtagctcggttggctagagcatcatcctggtgcaaGAAGGCTGTTGgttcattccctggtcagggcacatacagaaacaggtccatgtttctgcctgcctgtctgtctgtctgtctctatcctttCCTCTCATTCTGAAGtcaatctaataaaaatatttttaaaattaaaacgtGTAGGTCTGTGTATATAAAAATGATTAGACTTACTTGGCGTAACTCCGAAGGGCAATGGGTAGGAATTACATGGAAAGAGGTTTAGTTTAGTGTAAAGAAGATTCTTCAAACAAGTAGAGCCGTCCCGGGATGGAATCAGCTGCTTCATGAGATAATACACTTGCCGTCACTGGGGATGTGCAAGAGGTTCTTGAATGGTGACCTCGTCAAGGATGTAGTAATGATGATGCCTGCATTGCATAAAATGTTAAACCGATGTCCTGGTACTATCCGTTTGGTGTTAAAGGATGGACATTTTGTCAGATAATTACTGAAACTTACTATATGCAGAGTTTTAAGTGCTGTGGTGTATATTCAGTAATTCCTGTCCTTAAATAATTTACTATCCGAGGGGTGATGGACAATGTAAAATTAAAAGTGTTTAAGATGTCATGTCATTTTTGATATAGCcataagctttttcttttttaaattagctCCTTTAAATTGTGATTGTTGTTTTCCTAAAGAGAATACATAAACACAGTTTAAGAAATCAAATCATTTCAAAGTTTATAAAGATATACAGCCAACTGCTGTATGCCCCATCACACCTCATTTTCAGTTCCCAACTCCCAAAGGAAGTCATTGTCAGCTCCTAAGCTATATTGTTGCTTTTAAACCCACTATTTCTAGTTAATTTGCTTTTGTAGGTATTTCTGCTTTCTAAGATATAAAACTTATTCCAAATCTGTTATGAAAAATGTGGGTTTAACTTTATATaccccctttctttcctcaaCTTTTAACCTCCAATATAGATACATCACAATTTTTGGTTAATCAAAATTCTGTTTACATTATTATGACTAAgcaaatattatacatatataccaGAGTCATGTAAAGTACTATGTACTTTCTCAAAAGTATTGCTTTTCCTCATTTCTAGGCTATCTGTGTGGATAGAGCTAGgaaatttatacttttataataCTTTAAGAACACTTTTAATtaacatatgtacacatatacaggAAATGCCCAGCACAAAATGTTCAATTTGATTTTTTCACAAAGGGAACACATCCATCTAATCATCACACTGATCAAGaattattaaactttttatttttttgaaattattaattACCTAAGTTTTCAGttgctttattttatacatatacaacACTAATTCATTCTAAAACTCTTAAACTGAAAATTATCCTCTTAATCTATTTAAATTCAATAGGCATtctggttttttatttcattttattatttcatctcTTGAGGCTTCTTGCCTGGAACCCTCGAGCTTGATGCGATTTATCAAATGGCTGTGGTGCTGGAATTTTCTTCTCCCTTGTAGATCTCCTGATTTCTGGTTCCTGATATTTATTCCTGGTTTACTAGCCGTACAAGTGTGGCTAcaacttttatttctgaaaaaaataattttttttgagagagacaaggagggagagagggtgagaagcatcaactggtagctGCTTTCTCTTTAGGTGTGCATTGattgcctctcctctgtgccttgagcAGCACGAGCCTGTGTCTcctggctcgagccagcaaccttgggctttccagactaatgacctttgggctcaagctggcgcgctttgggatcatgtggacaattcccccgctcaagccagggaccctgcactGATGAGCCTCTGCTCAGAACCGCTGACCTTGGAGCTTTAAACCAGCGAGCCCCGCTTTCtgggtggacgctttatccactgcaccagactctggaaatgtttttattcttttcttacacCCAGGTGACTTTCTTTGTGGATATAACTCTAAATTGGAAATTATATATTTACGTAGAATTTTGAGAATTttgctgtgttttcttctagctTTCTTTGTTGCCCTTGAGAAAGCTGCCATCTGATTCCTGATATATTGTGTAagatctgtttttttgttttttgtttttaattttctttcctgaaagcctaggccttttctgtttgttcttgATGTTCTAAAATTTCACAATCACAGACTCAGTGTAGGTCCTTCTGCAGTATTTGCTAGACATTTAGTAGCTCTTTTCTATctgaaaattcatttatttaggaTTGGGGAAGAGgtcctaattttttaaagaactttaccTTCTCCATTTTCTTTGCATACTTTTCTTTGAAGTTTCCCTTATTTAGATGTTGACTTTCTTAACTACTCTAATATACCTAGTATCTGCAAGGTAAAATTTCTTGCCAGAAACTACACAGCTAAAAAGTGGAAGAGCCTATATTCAGATATAAATCTATCCAATGTAGATTTGTTTTTGTTCCCAAAACCTTAGTGATAGAATATCTTAGTAAAACATATTACAAATGAATTTGATCTGTATCAAATACTATATTAATGTTATTAGTATAAATACTATGTTTAAAAGGGAAAAGTCTTACAGGAAGTAACACAGCATATCAAATCAAAAGTAATTGTTGTTTACAGCTTTATTACGATCTTTAATATAATCAGACCCAATTAAGTCTTTTCTAATTGAGGAGAAGACAAAGAATTAGTTCTGATCTCGTAGACCTACATCACAagaaatttctaagaaattttaAATCCTCTCCATCTCCAGATGGAGattattatatatcttttatGCTTTAACTCATAGTCATAGACTGAGAtaagagagatagaaagtgaGATATCCTTCAttcctatttatttgtttgttttttaaatatacctcttattaaaaagaaaaataaagattttatatacTGGTTTTACAGAGAGGAATTGGCGGAATGGAGGATGGG
It encodes:
- the STX19 gene encoding syntaxin-19, encoding MKDRLQELKQRTKEFELSRDRQVSTTEAEEQGRFLQQAVIYEREPVAEGHLYETLKLQESLNNLTDDVRKFGQQQKSLVASMRRFSLLKRESGIAKEIKIQAEHIKKGLDDLLKEAKNSEAESGPSSVITRILKYQHAAMSHHFRQTMLMHNDTIAAKQEKCKTFIFRQLEVAGKELPEEAVNDMLHQGKWEVFNESLLTETSITKAQLSEIEQRHKELVNLENQIKDLRELFIQIFLLVEEQGESINNIEMIVNGTKEYVNTTKEKFGLAVRYKKRNPCRVLCCWCCPCCGSK